In Lepus europaeus isolate LE1 chromosome 9, mLepTim1.pri, whole genome shotgun sequence, the following are encoded in one genomic region:
- the LOC133766561 gene encoding transcription factor Spi-C-like codes for MQTCVEQDRLGQAFEDAFEVLRQHSLGDCECSPDYKNYLAFISHCPYVRGNSSCYEVVPTEESVPSLRTIKNNVSDLCLEGNVHQSLQNATENQLVQPTVIPQKGGKGKKKLRLFEYLYESLCNPEMASCIQWVDKNKGIFQFVSKNKEKLAELWGKRKGNRKTMTYQKMARALRNYGRTGEITKIRRKLTYQFSEAILQRLSPSYILGKEICYSQYLQPDQ; via the coding sequence ATGCAGACTTGTGTGGAACAAGACAGGCTGGGCCAAGCATTTGAAGATGCTTTTGAGGTACTCAGGCAGCATTCACTAGGAGATTGCGAGTGCTCCCCAGATTACAAAAATTACCTGGCTTTCATCAGTCATTGTCCTTACGTCAGAGGAAACTCCAGCTGCTACGAAGTGGTGCCTACAGAGGAATCTGTTCCTAGTTTGAGAACCATAAAAAACAATGTTTCAGACCTCTGTCTTGAAGGAAATGTCCACCAATCTCTGCagaatgcaactgaaaaccaattGGTGCAACCTACTGTTATCCCACAAAAAGGAGGAAAAGGCAAGAAGAAGCTCCGACTGTTTGAATACCTTTACGAATCCCTGTGTAATCCTGAGATGGCATCCTGTATTCAGTGGGTCGATAAAAACAAAGGCATCTTTCAATTTgtatcaaaaaacaaagaaaaactggcTGAACTCTggggaaaaagaaaaggtaacCGGAAGACCATGACTTACCAGAAAATGGCCAGAGCACTGAGGAATTATGGGAGAACTGGGGAAATCACCAAAATCCGGAGAAAACTAACTTACCAATTCAGCGAGGCAATTCTCCAAAGACTCTCTCCATCTTATATCTTGGGGAAAGAGATTTGCTACTCACAGTACCTTCAACCTGATCAGTAA